AGTGGAGCAGTGGAGAGACTAAGGAAAAGGTTATCATAGCTTATGTCAGCATGTGGGGGGCAAACGAGATAATGGTAAGGGAGCTCGCGGCTCTTCTGACCGCTGAGGGAATAGATGTTAAGGTCCACAACCTCGTGAACGCGGACATAGGGGAAATCGCCAAAGACCTTGTGGACTCAAGGATCATAGTTTTAGCAGCTCCTACAGTCCTTGGGGGTGCACACCCCCTTGCTATCTATGCCGCATACCTCGTAAAGGCACTCAGACCGCCCGCAAAATATGTGGTGATAATAGGCTCCTATGGGTGGCACGGGCGAAGTAAAGATTCCCTCCTTGAAGTGCTGAAAGGCTCGAATATAGAGCTCCTCGGGAGCCTCGAGGTTCATGCGAGGCCGAAGAAGGAAGATTATGAAAAGCTCCGCAGGCTTGCGCTTCTTATTCAAGAAAAGGTTAGAGGTGATGCTGAATGACCGAACTCCTAAAAAACCGCGAATATAAGAAAGAAAAAATGAAAGAACTTTTGAAGAAAATCCACAGCGGTGAAGATGTTGAAAAGCTCAAGGAGGAGTTTAAGGAACTCTTAAGGAGCATCTCCCCGCTGGAAATACCCCTTATTGAGCAGGAGCTCGTTAAAGAGGGTATCTCTGCGAGGGACATAGCTAAGATGTGCGACATCCATGTTGAGCTCTTCAGAGAAGCAGTCGCTGGTGCTGAAAAGGAAGAAATAAAGGATATTCCCCCTGGACATCCTCTCCATACGCTCTATGAGGAGAACAGGGAGATAATGAAAGATGCGGAAATGCTGAACCTCTATGCATCCACTCTCGCAAACACGAAGGATGAGAAGATGAGACAGGAAATTCTCGGTGTTCTCAAAGGAATAGCCAACCAGCTCAGAGCTGTTGGTTTTACCCACTACAACAGGGAAGAGATGCTCATCTTTCCATACCTTGAGAGGAGAGGAATTACAGCAGTTCCAACGGTTCTATGGACAAAACATGATGAGATAAGAGCGATGATAAAGCAGCTAATTGAAATATTAAACAGAGAAAACAAAATGGAGTGGGAGCAATTTGTAAGTAAAGTGAAAGAAAAAGCCTCAGAACTTTCAAGAGCGTTAGTTGACATAGTGTTCAGGGAAAACAACATACTATATCCAACATTGAAAGCCCTGCTCTCCGAGGGGGAGTGGGTTGCCATTAAGCAGCAGGAAGAGACAATGGGGTATTACAAAGTTAAGCCCGGAGATGAGTGGAAGCCAAGAGCAAAGCCTCTTCATCCTTATGAGATTGACCCAACCTTAACAGCTGAACAGATTTTGAGCTTACCAAAGGAAGTCCAGATGGCACTGAGGGGACAGAAGCTTGAAGGAGACAGAACTAAAGTAAAGAGGGAAGGTGACTTAGAGTTAGACACTGGATATCTCTCACCAAAAGAAATAAACGCGATTTTCAAGCATCTTCCAGTTGATATAACTTTCATAGACAAAGATGATAGGGTGAGGTTTTTCTCAGGCGGGGACAGAATATTCACAAGAACGCCCTCAGTTATCGGAAGACCTGTACAGCTCTGCCATCCAC
Above is a genomic segment from Thermococcus sp. SY098 containing:
- a CDS encoding DUF438 domain-containing protein, coding for MTELLKNREYKKEKMKELLKKIHSGEDVEKLKEEFKELLRSISPLEIPLIEQELVKEGISARDIAKMCDIHVELFREAVAGAEKEEIKDIPPGHPLHTLYEENREIMKDAEMLNLYASTLANTKDEKMRQEILGVLKGIANQLRAVGFTHYNREEMLIFPYLERRGITAVPTVLWTKHDEIRAMIKQLIEILNRENKMEWEQFVSKVKEKASELSRALVDIVFRENNILYPTLKALLSEGEWVAIKQQEETMGYYKVKPGDEWKPRAKPLHPYEIDPTLTAEQILSLPKEVQMALRGQKLEGDRTKVKREGDLELDTGYLSPKEINAIFKHLPVDITFIDKDDRVRFFSGGDRIFTRTPSVIGRPVQLCHPPKSVHIVNKILKAFKEGKKDVAEFWIQMGGRFIHIRYFAVRNENGEYLGTLEVVQDVTEIRKLEGEKRLLDWRD